A section of the Rhipicephalus sanguineus isolate Rsan-2018 chromosome 11, BIME_Rsan_1.4, whole genome shotgun sequence genome encodes:
- the LOC119373227 gene encoding sulfotransferase ssu-1: MAENVTVTSHYSGRNRKTSDKEVYHEIDGCFVCTGFVEEFVREALRYKPRPDDIFIASYPKCGTTWMQHIVYNILNNRPPPRGLLERTTAMPFLELQGAESAVAMPRPGAIKTHLPFHLHPYSKEAKYIYITRNPYDCCVSFYYHTKGDPDSHFGNGTFDEFLDLFLEGQVDFGDYFEHVMSWYERRFDDNVLFVAYEDLKRDTAEWIIRIAEFIGKKYGCELRQNKTALERVINNTSVQHMQSGENEAYRKRKEDMKYISEDKKPRWMKVTEERLGEAIKKPITGDLVRKGAVGDWRNHFTPEQVIRMKRTIAVKTAGSDVMRLWDDIGLP; this comes from the exons ATGGCGGAAAACGTAACG GTAACATCGCATTATAGTGGGAGGAATAGAAAAACAAGTGACAAAGAAGTGTACCATGAAATTGATGGCTGTTTCGTTTGCACTGGATTCGTCGAAGAATTCGTCCGTGAAGCGCTTAGATATAAGCCACGTCCGGACGATATTTTCATTGCAAGCTATCCCAAGTGCGGGACGACATGGATGCAACACATAGTGTACAATATCCTGAACAACCGGCCGCCACCGAGGGGCCTGCTCGAACGGACAACCGCCATGCCATTCTTGGAGCTGCAGGGCGCTGAATCTGCGGTAGCGATGCCGAGACCAGGAGCCATTAAAACCCACCTGCCGTTTCATTTGCACCCCTATTCAAAGGAGGCCAA GTACATCTATATAACCAGAAATCCGTACGACTGCTGCGTTTCCTTCTACTACCACACCAAAGGCGATCCTGACAGCCACTTCGGAAATGGCACTTTTGACGAGTTCTTGGACCTGTTCCTCGAAGGTCAAGTGGACTTTGGGGACTACTTTGAGCACGTTATGTCCTGGTACGAGCGGAGGTTCGACGACAACGTCCTCTTCGTGGCCTACGAGGATCTCAAGAGGGACACAGCAGAATGGATCATTAGGATTGCAGAATTCATCGGGAAAAAGTATGGCTGCGAACTAAGGCAGAACAAGACCGCGCTTGAGCGCGTTATAAACAACACAAGCGTACAACATATGCAAAGCGGTGAGAACGAAGCTTACAGGAAGCGGAAAGAGGATATGAAGTACATCAGCGAAGATAAGAAGCCGCGCTGGATGAAGGTCACTGAAGAAAGACTGGGCGAAGCAATCAAGAAACCCATAACCGGAGACCTTGTACGCAAGGGAGCCGTGGGTGATTGGCGGAATCACTTCACCCCAGAGCAAGTGATTCGCATGAAGCGCACGATTGCTGTGAAAACAGCTGGAAGTGATGTTATGCGTTTGTGGGACGATATTGGTCTTCCTTAA